TCTTGCTACTAAGGCCATCAGTAACTACTATCGAAGTCCCGATATGGGCGATGCAGTTGAATTCTGTGTGCACATATCTACACCAGCTGAGAAGATTGCAATGATGAAACAGAGAATAATAAGGTCAGTAGCTACGTTATTAGCTAATCAACTTGGCCCCCTTTACTTATCTACTTCCTGCATGGGACAGTAACCATTTAAGACAAATGAGGATGTTATCTTGGTTTTGGGCCTTCCGGCCTTGTAGAAGTGATGCATAAGCATTTAGAATGTAGAAGGTCCCTCACGGATTATGTGCAATTCGTCCTAAAACAAGACTTCTCACCTACGAGATCTCAGTTCTCTACCAATATACTGATTCTCACAACTGGTCACCccagaaaacagaaaaatgtaGTAATGGCGGATATTATATACGTCCACACTGTTGTAAGACATCTTATTACTGCTGATTAAAACAAGCTTCACAGTTTAGCTATTCTACTCATACCTAACGACTTCTTGGTAAGTCTTTCTTTGGTTACTTGATCTTTCTGATTTGGTTTATATTACTAATCTTAAATGCAGTTACATTGAGAACAAGAAGGACCACTGGTACCCCGCACCAATGTTCATATTCAAGGATGTGGAAGAATTGAACAGGTTAAGAATAGCAGTTTGGTTGACGCATAGGATGAACCACCAGGACATGGGCGAAAAGTGGGCAAGAAGAGCCATCCTGGTGGAGGAGATGGTCAAGATTTTCAGGGAACTTGACATCCAATACCGGTTACTGCCCCTCGACATCAACATCCGTGCTATGCCTCCAGTGACCTCAACCGCTCCTCCTACCTGGACTACACCTTCTGGCTGAGTACATGCAGGGCAGGGGGTTTGTTTTAGTAAAAGGGAAGATTCAATTAGAAAACAAGAGTGTCCTGATATTTTAAAATGTCCAGATGCCAGAGCAATTTGCATAGAATTAGCTTTGAATGGGATCGGTTGTTTTCGAATATCTTGGCTGGTCTAACTAAATTTAGTTTGAGGTACATATACACTGGAGTAAGAGCCTCTGAGTATGGGCAGCACTGGAGTCTTCTTTATCCATTTCTTTTCATATACATTTTACATCATCTTGAATACATTTTGCAACTTCGCCTGTCTCTTCCTCTCAAACTCCTATGCGCAAGCACTTCATTCATCACTGACAGGATGCATAAAAAAATCTCTCCACAAAAAAGTTTCAACACTTGGTGGGAGAGTAATTTCTCCCTCACCGGCTGATGATATAATTCAAACCTGATCACAACAGATTAATCGCCCAATCAGTAGCCAATCTAAAAAAGCGACAAGAATGCCAACAGAAAGGGCTTCAGATGCATCTTCCGTTTATCTGTCCACCGGTTTGCATGTACAGGCATATCCTTTTTGTTAGTTAGCCTTCTCATTGATAAGGCCCTATGAAAGAAGAACCTTTCCACACACTTGGCCTCATAAAGCTCATCTCATGATTCGGCTGCTCTGTTTCTCCTCCTCTCGCGAGTCGCCATTTTCTCGCCATATCTCTCGAGTATATCAGCCAAATCGATCATGCCCGCCTCTCTTAGTCTCTTGCTCGCTTCTTCAAACATGAGCGTGCCATCCTCACTCGAATAGTAATGCAAGAACTTATTGTAATCAAATCGAGGCACCTCGAGTCCTCTATTCAATGTCCGCTCGACGTACTTGGTTGCTTCCAAGGACTTCCCCGCTTTCACTAATCCCCCCACGAAAATGGAGTCGAAATTTGCAGGCGTATCAGGTCCTTTCCTCCCCCGCTTCCCCAAATGCCCTTGCAATAACATGATGTACGTGTGCATTATGGGCTCGCACCCTCTCCTTATCATCTCTCTGAAAACATCGGTCGCCTCGCCTGCCCTTTTCAGTTTCAATAGCCCCTTGATCAATCCATGGTACACGTTAATGTCCGGCCTCTCAATCCCTTCTACAATCTTATAGGCCTCTCCCACCCGGCCTTGCGCCAACAGACCGTAGACAAGTGATCCCGCCGTCAATGCATCTGTCTGGATCCCTCTCTTATGCATTTCTTCAAACACCATATAAGCTTCACTCACCCTGCCCCTCCTACACAGCCAACTGATCACAAGCCTGTAGGTGGAAACATCCAACCGATCCtgcatcctcatcctcatcatccCCAAGAGCTTCATCGCCTCGCCATACCGATTACTCTTGAAGAATCTCTCCATCATCGCCTCGAACGCCCAAACCTCTGGCTCCAGCCCTTCATCCACCATCGAGTTCCAAACTTTGGAGGCCTCGATCAAGTCACCGGCATTGCAAAACCCTCTGATCAACCACCCGTAAGTAACCCCATTAGGCCTAACCACGTCCTTTAACTGAAAGACCACATATTTAGCCTCCTCCACTAGCCTGTCCCTGCACAAACACTCCACCACCATATTCAGAGTCTCCACGCTGTACCCCCAACCATTCTCATTCATCAAGTGGAAGAACCCCACGCACTTCTTCAGCTCCCTGACCTGAGCCAACGTCTTCAAAGCAATCTTGAACGTCTTTTCGTTGGCCAAACGCCGTCGGGCCATGTCCTGGAGGACTTCCCAGAAGAGGGCGACGTTCCGGGACTTGCCGACGACGTCGGCGAGCTTGTTGAGGGTGAGGGAGGAGTGGGGGAAGTCGGGGCGGGTGAGGGTGAACTGGTAGAAGCGGTGGACGGGACGCCATGAGAGGGGGAAGTTGTTGCAGACGCGGAGGAAGAACTCGGGGCTGAGGTGGAAGGGGAAGGAGCGGAGGGAGGCGTGGAGGCGGGAATCGGGTGAGTGCTGCTGCTGGTAGAGGATGGTGGAGACGCGGAGGAGGTGGGAGGGATCGACGGCGGTGGTGGAGCTTAATGGGCGAAGGTGGAAGAGCACGGAGGTGAGAGGCTTGGGGAGTTCGGCGAGGGCGGCTCGCATTTGGTGAGAACAGATGAGATTCTGCCAGCTTATTAGCCTGCAAGCTCATTTCATCTATTTTGATGCTTATGTTTCCGTCTGAAAGAGGGCCATATTTCCTTCAATTAATTTCTTTCTACCGACTGATTAGCCAATTAGAAATTTTAGTCCACGGCTCTCTCCTACGGCACTACAGCACAAGCCCCGACTCATGGCCACCGTCATCGTGATGCCTAAGCTGCTGCCGCAGTCGCTCCACCGCCCGGCTGCTCTCGCACGGCAGTACACATGTTCCATAACAAATAAATTGATTCTTATGATGACGCCCCAGGTGCGTAGGGTTATGATCGCACCTCTGCTCCTTTTAATTAAGGGAGAAGAGAGGATATTTGAGACCTCTTTTACTTCCTAATATATAAGCAAGTCATCCTAATCTCCGCAGAGAAGTTTTCTGGCATGCACGTAATAGATGCAACTCCAGTAGAAAATATTTCGTCCATGATATTCTCTTCTAATGTCAAGCatcaaattaaataattacTTCCCTTTTGTAGCATTCACTTCCACCTCAAAAGGTGAGCTCATGGACCAAATGTGGAATGGACAATGCCCTATGATGAGTTTAATCTAACTAGTCGCTTTTTGGATAAATGGTGTCTTCCTTCTGCTGTCATATAGATGCAGGAAGAGACTACAGCCACTTCTGTTGACAGTAGCTTCTCTGTCCTCGGACCAAGCTGGCAAGCTCAAGATGGAAGATCAGCAGATCGATTTATGGACAGCACATATGAAACAGAACGTAATTTGTGCAACATTTATTCATCATCAACCGGATTACCTTGCAAGATTTTGCATCATCACTGGCCCTCCGAGGTTCTCATACAGAAAAGAAGAGGATGTAAAGAGCAAAACAAAATTACTGGCTCTAAAGACTAAAATCCTAGATTCATTCTGTCGAAAATGGGAAAGGTAGAATTGAATAATATacaaagggaaaggaaagatcAATGGTTACAGTGCAGCTTATGCTCAACCACGGGGAAGGCAGGGAAGATCAGAGCCTTCGAACTTCGAGAGCCAAAATCAGCATACCTACATGAAGAGAGCACTCGGAATTAAGCCTGCAACGCCACGACATAAGACATCTGACTGAGTCACTAGGCTTGCGAGGCATAAAAAGAAGCAGGAAAAGCCATAAATGAATCCTGGGTGAGAAATGACAACAAGACGCGCAACCCAGCAAATGCTAAGCCAATCTACGTGGGGGATCAGTACAACTATGTGGCTATAAAAGGTTACGAAGCATGAAGTGGCAAAAGCCCTAAGCATTACCTGTCAAGCATACTCTGTGCTGTAATTAAGATTAAATAGTATGTCTCTGCGATTTTCATTGCCCATACGTATTTTAAAC
The genomic region above belongs to Rhodamnia argentea isolate NSW1041297 chromosome 6, ASM2092103v1, whole genome shotgun sequence and contains:
- the LOC115728563 gene encoding putative pentatricopeptide repeat-containing protein At1g26500, giving the protein MRAALAELPKPLTSVLFHLRPLSSTTAVDPSHLLRVSTILYQQQHSPDSRLHASLRSFPFHLSPEFFLRVCNNFPLSWRPVHRFYQFTLTRPDFPHSSLTLNKLADVVGKSRNVALFWEVLQDMARRRLANEKTFKIALKTLAQVRELKKCVGFFHLMNENGWGYSVETLNMVVECLCRDRLVEEAKYVVFQLKDVVRPNGVTYGWLIRGFCNAGDLIEASKVWNSMVDEGLEPEVWAFEAMMERFFKSNRYGEAMKLLGMMRMRMQDRLDVSTYRLVISWLCRRGRVSEAYMVFEEMHKRGIQTDALTAGSLVYGLLAQGRVGEAYKIVEGIERPDINVYHGLIKGLLKLKRAGEATDVFREMIRRGCEPIMHTYIMLLQGHLGKRGRKGPDTPANFDSIFVGGLVKAGKSLEATKYVERTLNRGLEVPRFDYNKFLHYYSSEDGTLMFEEASKRLREAGMIDLADILERYGEKMATRERRRNRAAES